A genome region from Micromonospora inyonensis includes the following:
- a CDS encoding GGDEF domain-containing protein produces MSHLDSYLTAIGGVLAGLAAAAPLLAWQRRTLHQQRRALAFRERDRSHWLRLATHSDTTELPNRRALRTHLEATFLLGEPLGLVIIDLDRFKHVNDTYGHEHGNDLLYAVGRRLGALGTPVALAAHLSGDEFALVVHGNHADVKAAADAAHQRVSNLPYDISGQQVTVTASVGYAVAEPDMLPRDLLHAADQAMYLVKHTRGGAHAHDPSHPAPPGPVTRYRDLR; encoded by the coding sequence GTGTCCCACCTGGATTCCTATCTCACGGCGATCGGCGGAGTCCTCGCCGGCCTCGCCGCCGCGGCACCCCTGCTCGCCTGGCAGCGCCGGACCCTTCACCAGCAGCGTCGGGCCCTGGCCTTCCGCGAGCGTGACCGGTCCCACTGGCTGCGCCTCGCCACGCACAGCGACACGACCGAACTGCCGAACCGGCGGGCCCTGCGGACCCACCTCGAGGCCACCTTCTTGCTCGGGGAACCACTCGGGCTCGTCATCATCGACCTCGACCGGTTCAAGCACGTCAACGACACCTACGGCCACGAGCACGGCAACGACCTGCTGTACGCCGTCGGCCGCCGGCTGGGTGCCCTCGGGACACCGGTCGCGTTGGCCGCACACCTGTCCGGCGACGAGTTCGCCCTCGTCGTCCACGGCAACCACGCCGACGTCAAAGCCGCCGCTGACGCGGCCCACCAACGCGTCTCGAACCTCCCGTACGACATCTCCGGCCAACAGGTGACCGTCACCGCCAGCGTCGGATACGCCGTCGCCGAACCGGACATGCTGCCCCGCGACCTTCTGCACGCAGCCGACCAGGCCATGTACCTGGTCAAACACACACGCGGCGGCGCCCACGCCCACGACCCCAGCCACCCCGCACCCCCGGGCCCCGTCACCCGCTACCGCGACCTCCGATAG
- a CDS encoding Lsr2 dimerization domain-containing protein translates to MATKRIVLVTDDMDHSRDNVGTYRFALEGVEYEIDLAPHNLARMREALAPYITAGRRLPKRTAARRRSPRH, encoded by the coding sequence ATGGCAACTAAGAGAATCGTGCTGGTCACGGACGACATGGACCACAGCCGGGACAACGTCGGCACCTATCGATTCGCCCTCGAAGGTGTCGAGTACGAGATCGACCTGGCCCCGCACAACCTCGCCCGGATGCGGGAGGCGCTCGCCCCCTACATCACGGCCGGACGGCGGCTCCCGAAGCGGACCGCCGCCCGACGGCGCAGCCCCCGCCACTGA
- the istA gene encoding IS21 family transposase — protein sequence MIKVEDWAEIRRLYLAEQMPIKAIARRLGLSRNTVRSAVRSVQPPKYVRAAKGSIVDAAEPRIRALLKEFPDMPATVIAERIGWTRSLTVLKERVRELRPVYAPVDPASRTVYGPGERAQCDLWFPPAPVPLGFGQVATPPVLVMVSGYSRWLCATTIPTRSAEDLVLGQWAVLGQLGGVPRELVWDNESGVGRYGGAQPKLTAQFSVLRGMVGTRVRILRPRDPESKGLVERANGYLETSFLPGRRFASVADFNIQLADWIALANTRPKRALDAAAPADRIGADRAAMGALPPIEATAIGWRHTVRLGRDHYVRLDSCDYSVHPNAVGHRVEVTADLHTVRVLRSGVLVGEHERCWARQQTITDPEHTKAAAVMRQAYQDRPRGRAAAQVACRDLADYDRILGTSGDDLAEVA from the coding sequence GTGATCAAAGTGGAGGATTGGGCGGAAATCCGCCGGCTCTACCTGGCCGAGCAGATGCCGATCAAGGCGATCGCACGCAGGCTCGGGCTGTCGCGTAACACGGTCCGTAGCGCGGTTCGGTCGGTGCAGCCGCCGAAGTACGTGCGGGCGGCGAAGGGCTCGATCGTGGACGCGGCCGAGCCGCGGATCCGGGCGTTGTTGAAGGAGTTTCCGGACATGCCGGCGACGGTGATCGCGGAGCGTATCGGTTGGACGCGGTCGTTGACGGTGCTCAAGGAACGGGTCCGTGAGTTGCGGCCGGTGTATGCGCCGGTTGATCCGGCTTCGCGCACTGTCTACGGGCCTGGCGAGCGGGCGCAGTGTGATCTGTGGTTCCCGCCGGCGCCGGTTCCGTTGGGGTTCGGGCAGGTGGCCACCCCGCCGGTGCTGGTGATGGTGTCGGGCTATTCCCGCTGGTTGTGCGCGACGACGATCCCGACGCGGTCCGCGGAGGATCTGGTCCTGGGGCAGTGGGCGGTGTTGGGTCAGCTGGGTGGGGTGCCGCGGGAGTTGGTGTGGGACAACGAGTCCGGGGTGGGCCGCTACGGTGGCGCGCAGCCCAAACTCACCGCGCAGTTCAGCGTGCTACGCGGGATGGTGGGCACCAGGGTGCGGATCCTGCGCCCGCGGGATCCGGAGTCCAAGGGCCTGGTCGAGCGTGCCAACGGCTATCTGGAGACCTCCTTCCTGCCCGGACGCCGGTTCGCCAGCGTGGCCGATTTCAACATCCAGTTGGCTGATTGGATCGCCCTGGCCAACACCCGGCCGAAGCGGGCACTCGATGCGGCGGCGCCGGCCGATCGGATCGGCGCGGACCGGGCCGCGATGGGCGCGTTGCCGCCGATCGAGGCCACGGCGATCGGCTGGCGGCACACGGTACGACTCGGACGTGACCACTACGTCCGGCTCGACAGCTGCGACTACTCGGTGCACCCGAACGCCGTGGGGCACCGGGTCGAGGTCACCGCCGATCTGCACACCGTGCGCGTCCTGCGCTCCGGTGTTCTGGTCGGCGAGCACGAGCGGTGCTGGGCCCGGCAGCAGACCATCACCGACCCCGAGCACACGAAGGCGGCCGCGGTGATGCGGCAGGCGTATCAAGACCGGCCCCGAGGCCGCGCCGCGGCCCAGGTCGCGTGTCGGGACCTGGCCGACTACGACCGGATCCTCGGCACCAGCGGCGACGACCTGGCGGAGGTGGCCTGA
- the istB gene encoding IS21-like element helper ATPase IstB translates to MPTKTTTHPGRTGTPTSRDTTAEIAYLTRALKAPTLRDAVTRLADRARTENWTHEEFLAACLHREVAARESHGGEGRIRAARFPARKALEEFDFDHQRSLKRDLLAHLGTLDFVAARDNVVFLGPPGTGKTHLATGLGIRACQAGHRVAFATAAEWVARLATAHNAGRLQDEITKLGRIPLIIIDEVGYIPFEPEAANLFFQLVSARYERASLIVTSNKPFGRWGEVFGDDTVAAAMIDRLVHHAEVISLKGDSYRLKDRDLGRVPAATNDDDR, encoded by the coding sequence ATGCCCACCAAGACCACCACCCACCCCGGCCGCACCGGCACGCCGACCAGCCGGGACACCACCGCCGAGATCGCCTACCTGACCCGCGCGCTCAAGGCGCCGACCCTGCGTGACGCCGTCACCCGACTGGCCGACCGCGCCCGCACCGAGAACTGGACACACGAGGAATTCCTGGCCGCCTGCCTCCACCGTGAGGTCGCCGCCCGGGAGTCCCACGGCGGTGAGGGCCGCATCCGCGCCGCCCGCTTCCCCGCCCGGAAGGCCCTGGAAGAGTTCGACTTCGACCACCAGCGCTCGTTGAAACGCGACCTCCTCGCCCACTTGGGCACCCTCGACTTCGTCGCCGCCCGAGACAACGTGGTGTTCCTCGGCCCTCCCGGCACCGGCAAGACCCACCTCGCCACCGGCCTGGGCATCCGTGCCTGCCAAGCCGGCCACCGCGTCGCGTTCGCCACCGCCGCCGAATGGGTCGCCCGACTGGCTACCGCGCACAACGCCGGCCGACTACAGGACGAGATCACCAAACTCGGCCGCATCCCACTGATAATTATCGATGAGGTCGGCTACATCCCGTTCGAACCCGAAGCCGCGAACCTGTTCTTCCAACTCGTCTCCGCCCGCTACGAACGCGCCAGCCTCATCGTCACCTCGAACAAACCCTTCGGCCGCTGGGGCGAGGTCTTCGGCGACGACACCGTCGCCGCCGCCATGATCGACCGCCTCGTCCACCACGCCGAAGTCATCAGCCTGAAAGGAGACAGCTACCGCCTCAAAGACCGCGACCTCGGCCGCGTCCCCGCAGCCACCAACGACGACGACCGATGA
- a CDS encoding replication-relaxation family protein, which produces MYSRVPSASSKPDPLAVFGRVVPRDRALLALLAEHYLLSTDQITSAFFDSRRTAQRRLTILHRLDVLHRFGRSSHAGRYGSLLYTLGPVGLQLHPTAYHDPAGLGGKPPRSSLERAKRIAASGQVNHLLGVNQFFTDLIATARRTADARLSRWWSEQHATTVYAQAGIRPVNDIRNLTL; this is translated from the coding sequence GTGTACTCCCGTGTTCCGTCCGCCTCCAGCAAACCGGATCCGCTCGCGGTCTTCGGTCGCGTCGTCCCCCGCGACCGCGCCCTCCTGGCGCTGCTCGCCGAGCACTACCTGCTGTCCACCGACCAGATCACCAGCGCCTTCTTCGACAGCCGCCGCACCGCGCAGCGCCGGCTCACGATCCTGCACCGCCTCGACGTGCTGCACCGCTTCGGCCGCAGCAGCCACGCCGGCCGGTACGGTTCCCTGCTCTACACCCTCGGCCCCGTCGGACTGCAACTGCACCCCACCGCCTACCACGATCCGGCAGGCCTCGGCGGCAAGCCGCCGCGCAGCTCCCTTGAGCGCGCCAAACGCATCGCCGCCAGCGGCCAGGTCAACCACCTGCTCGGGGTCAACCAGTTCTTCACCGACCTGATCGCCACCGCCCGCCGCACCGCTGACGCCCGCCTGTCCCGCTGGTGGTCCGAACAGCACGCCACCACCGTCTACGCCCAGGCCGGCATCCGCCCTGTCAACGACATTCGAAATTTGACCCTTTAG